CTCCGGGTCGAGGTTGCCGGTGGGCTCGTCGGCGAGGAGCAGCGCCGGGTCGCCCACCAGCGCGCGCGCCACCGCCACCCGCTGCTGCTCGCCGCCGGAGAGCGCGAGCGGGAACTTGCCGCCCTTGAGCTCGAGCCCCACCGAGCGGAGGATGGCGTCCACCTTGCGCCTCACCTCGCGCGCCGGCAGGCCGCGGACCTCGAGCGGGAAGGCCACGTTCTCGGCCACGGTGCGGTCCGGCAGCAGCTTGAAGTCCTGGAAGACGACGCCGATGGAGCGGCGCAGGTAGGGGATCTGCGAAGGCTTCACCTTGGCGACGTTCCGGCCGAAGACCAGGATCTGGCCGCTCGTGGCCGCCTCGGCGCAGAAGACGAGCCGCATCAGCGTGGACTTTCCGGCGCCGGAGGGGCCGGTGAGGAAGACGAACTCGCCCTTCTCCACGCCCAGGGTGACGTCGAGCAGCGCCGGGGCCTCGCCCGCGTACTGCTTGTGGACGTGGAAGAGCTGGATCATGCGCAGGGCCGGAGACGCCGCCCCGGCGGCGGCGTCACTTGCGCCGCCCCGGCTCCTCGGAGAGGTAGGACAGGATCACCTCGTCGAGGCTCTTCTCGCTCGCGAGGTCGTCGCCGAAGAGCGCGTCCGCGGGGGCGGGCGCGGCCGGGCGCGCGGCGGAGGGGCGAGGCGCGCCCGCGGCGGGAGGATGCCCGGGCAGCGGGGGCGGCGCCGCCGGCCGGCTCAGCACCGGGGGCGGCGTCACCGCCGGCCGGAACACCACCTGCGGCGCCGGCTGCGCCGGGCGCCCGGCGACCGGAGGCGCGGCGGCGGGGGGCGGCGGGGGCTTCGCGGGGGCGGCCGGAGCGGCCGGCCGCGGCGGCGCCGCGGGCTCGCCGGCGAGCTGCCCCGGCTGGTAGGCGCGCGCCTGAGAGGAGAGCGCCTCGTCCCGGTCGTCGTAGACGCCGTTCACGAGGTTGCGCAGCATCTCCTTGTGCTGCTCCTCCATCAGCTCGCGGACGACCTGCCCCAGGTTCTCCGCCGAGGCGATGTCGGCGTAGCTCGTCTTCTTGGTGGCGAGGATGTTGCCGCCGACGAAGAGGTGGGTCGTGATCTGCGGGTTGGCGACGCCCGAGTCCTCCGTCTGGATGTGGTAGGCCTTCCCACGGTGCTTCACGTTGTGGTTGAAGCCCGTGACCATTTGCTTCACATCCGCCATGCGCGGACGGTAGCCGATCCCGGTGGGGCCATCAAGCCCACACACCCGCGTAACTGCGGCGGATTCTCCTAGATGTCCACCTGCTCCGCGCGCTCGACCGCGCGGCCGAGGAACCGCTCCGCGACGGTGAGGAAGCGCGCCGGGGTGTCGGTCACGAAGAAGCGGTGCTGCGCGGGGCCGCCGGCGGCGCCGAGCCGCTCCGCCACCTCGGCGGCGATGGCGTCGCCGCTGTCGACGAGCGTCACCTCCGGGAGCTCGCGCGCGATGGCGCCCCGGAGCAGGGGGTAGTGGGTGCAGCCGAGGACGAGCGTGTCCACCGCCGCCTCGCGGAACGGCGCCAGGTAGCGGCGGGCGACGAGGCGCACCACCTCGTCCTCGGGGTCCGTCCAGCCCTCCTCGGCGAGCGGGACGAAGAGCGGGCAGGCGGCCGCCACCACCTCGGCGCCGGGGCGGGCGGCGGCGATGGCGCGCTGGTAGGCGCCGGAGGCGATGGTGCCTGCGGTGCCGATCACGCCGACGCGGCCCGTGCGCGAGGCGCGCGCGGCGACGCGGGCGCCCGGCTCCACCACGCCCAGCACCGGGATGGCGAGCGCCTCGCGCAGCGCGGGCAGCGCCACCGCCGAGGCGGTGTTGCACGCGACCACGAGCAGCTCGATCTCGCGCGCGACGAGGAAGCGCGCGTTGCGGAGCGAGTACTGCGTCACCACCTCGGCCGACTTGGAGCCGTAGGGGACGCGGGCGGTGTCGCCCAGGTAGACGGTGTCGAGCCCCGGCAGCCGCGCGAAGATGGCCTTCTGGACGGTGAGCCCGCCCACGCCGGAGTCGAAGATGCCGATGCGCGCCATGCGCGAGCGCTATAGCCCGCCCTGGCGCGCCGGCACAACCACCCCTGGCCTCAGAAGCAGGTCCCGCCGGCGGTCGGCGGCACGAGGACCGTCTGCGTCTCGCCCGGCAGCAGGTGGTCGAAGCTCTGCGGCGAGCAGGTGTCGTGCAGCGAGACGTAGGTCGTCGCCGAGGTGTACTGGATCTCCTGGATCCGCGTCACCGTGTAATGGCCGAACGGCACCGCCTGCAGCGCGATGACCGAGGAGCACGGGATCGCCTTCGGGTTCAGGCTCGCCGGCCCGACCTCGTCGATCACCTCGTTCCGGGTGGCGTCGAGGAGGGTGTACCAGATGTACGTGTTCGCGGCGCAGGTCGGGCTGTCGGTGAACTGGTAGCCGACGGTGAGATCGCCCGCCAGCGCGGGCAGCCGCGCGTCCACCAGCGTGTCCGCGCACGCGGTCGTGTTCACGGTCTGCACCTGCTGGTAGAGGTGGTGGCTCGAGGCGTCGTACGCGTCGAGCTGCACGCTGACCCTCTCGTCGCCGTAGCCGGTGAGCTGGATGCCGTCGGCGGCGGGGCCGTGGCAGGGGAACACGCCCTGGACGGCGCCGTTCACGCTCACCTGGACCGACGCGACCCCGCCGCTGTCGCAGCCGAAGAGCTGTCCGTTGGCCTGGAAGCCGCCCTGCGGGTTCTGCCAGTAGAGGGTGAGCGTGCCCGGGACGCCGCACGTCTCCGGCAGCGGCCGGGAGTAGCACCCGCCCACACCAGCGGAGAGGGCGGCGAAGAGCAGGATGGCGCGTTTCATGGTCGTGACCCCGTTCGTGCGGTGCCGGTCCTGGAAGCCCCTCCGGCGCGGCACCCGCCAGACGAGCAACCCCCATGCCATGGACTACGTCGCGCTGGCCATGCGTTTTATTCAGCAGGCCTGTCGCCGGCGCGGCACGCTGCGTGTCCGGCCGGCGACACCGGCGCCTTCGGACGGGGCCTCGCTTCTTGGACGTGCCGCCGACCGCGTGCTAATCCTCCCCCGTTTTCCAACACTTGCGCGAGCTCACATGGTCCTCCTGCCCACCTCGAACACGTTCGCCCCGCCCCTCGCCGCCGCCGCCGCCGGTGGGGGCCTCGACTACATGGAGATCATCTCCCACGCCGGGCCGGTCGTGCTGGGCGTGCTCGCGCTGCTCATCCTGGCGTCGGTGGTCTCCTGGGGCATCATCCTCAAGAAGTGGCTCCACCTGCGCCGCGCCCAGGGCGAGTCGGTGAAGTTCCTCGAGACCTTCTGGCAGTCGAAGCGGCTCGACGCGATCTACCAGGCGGCCGAGGCGCTCTCGGCCTCGCCCATCAGCCAGGTGTTCCGGGCCGGCTACGTCGAGCTGTCGAAGGTGACGGCCAGCCAGAAGCGGCCCGGCGAGGACGCCATGAGCGAGCAGCTGGGCGGGATCGAGAACGTGGAGCGGGCGCTCAAGCGCGCCGCGGTGGCCGAGGTGACGCACCTCGAGTCGACGGTGCCGTTCCTCGGCACCACCGCCAGCGCCGCCCCGTTCGTCGGCCTGTTCGGCACGGTGTGGGGCATCATGCGGGCGTTCAACGACATCTACCAGATGGGCAACGCCAACCTCGCCACGGTGGCGAAGCCCATCAGCGAGGCGCTCATCGCGACCGCCTTCGGGCTCGCGGCCGCCATCCCCGCCGTGGTGGCGTACAACTACTTCGTCTCGCGGATCCGCGTGCTCGACACCGAGATGGCGAACTTCAGCAACGACTTCCTCAACATCGTCCGCCGGCACTTCTTCAGCTAGGGGACGCGGCCCATGGCCATCGGAACGAGCGGCACCGGCCGCCAGACCCTCACCGAGATCAACGTCACGCCGCTCGTCGACGTGATGCTCGTCCTGCTCATCATCTTCATGGTGACGGCGCCCCTCATCCAGCAGGGCGTCGAGGTGAAGCTCCCCGAGGCGAAGGCGGCCCCGGTCAAGGCGGAGGAGCAGAAGCTCGTGCTCTCCGTGAAGGCCGACCGCTCGCTCTGGCTCGGGACCAGCGACCAGCCGGCCCGGGTCGGGCTCGACGAGCTCGAGGACAAGCTGCGCTCGAACGCGCGGATCTCGAAGGACCACGAGCTCTACCTCATGGCCGACCGGAAGCTGCCCTACGGCTACGTGGTGGAGGTCATGGCGGCCATGCAGCGCGCCGGCGTGACCAACATCGGCATGATCACGGACCCGATGCAGGCGCGCCGCGCCGGGCGGGAGGACGAGGCCCCGTGACGGCGGTCCCCGACGCGCTGGCGCACAGCCCGCTGCTCGCGCGCCGCGAGCGGATCCTGCCGCTCGTGCTGGTCTCGGCGGCGCTGCACGCGGCGCTCCTCGTCGCGGCGGTGCTGCACCGGCCCGCGCCGCAGGTGGACCTGGCGCAGAAGCCGATCATGGTGCGGGTGGCGCGGCTGGGCGAGCGCCGCCCGGCCAGCTACCTGCCGCGCAACGAGGCCCCCCCGCCGCCCGCGGCGGCCGCGCCGCAGCCGGCGCCCCCGACCGCCCCGGCGCAGCCGTCGCACGCGACTCCGTCGGTCCCGGTGGCGCGCCCGACCCGCCCCGCGCCGCCGTCCGGCGCCCGCGCCCCCGGCCCGTCCGCCGCCGGCCGCAGCGACGTGCTCGCCTCGGTGATGAACCGCGTCCGGCGCGACCAGGCCTACCAGGACAAGGTGTACGGCGATCCCAACGGCGACCCGCGCGGCGACGCGGAGTCGAACGAGGGCGACGCCTTCCTGGGCCTCGTCGAGCGCGCGCTGCGCGAGTCGTACGTGCTCCCCTCCACCCTCTCCGAGCGCGACCGCGTCCAGCTCCAGGCCACGGTGGTGCTCTACCTCGACTCGGACGGCCGCGTGCTGCGGTACGTCTTCGAGCGTCGCAGCGGCAACGAGGCGTTCGACGCCGCGCTGGAGCGCGCCATCCGCGCCGCCCGCATCCCACCCCCGCCCGCGGACCGCCGCCGGCAGTACCGCGACCAGGGGCTCGGAGTCCTGTACAAGCCATGACCCTTCGCCCCCTGCTGCTGCTCGCCGCCGCCCTCCCCACCCTCGCCGCCGCCCAGCCCCGCCCCTACATCGAGGTCGGGTCGGCCAACTTCCGCCCGCTCCCCATCGCCGTCGCCGCGTTCCGGGCCGAGCCCGGCGCCGAGGCCGCGGCCGCGGAGCTGACCGAGGTGCTGCGCGGGGACCTGCGCCTCTCCGGCCTCTTCGACGTGCTCGACCCCAAGGGCTTCCTGGCCGACCCCGGCGAGGGGCTCACCGCCCCCACCATCCGCTTCGCCCGCTGGGCCGACGTGGGCGCCGACGGGCTGGCGAAGGCGGTGGTGCGGCGCGCCGGGGGCGAGCTCAGCGTCGACTTCCACCTGTTCGAGGTGCGGGCCGGGCGCGAGGTGCTGGCCCAGGCGCCGCGCGGCGCGGTCGAGGCGGGGCGCTCGCTCGCGCACCAGCTGGCGGACGCGGTGGTGCAGTACTACACGCGCGAGCCCGGCGTGTTCCGCACGCGCATCCTGGCCATGCGCCACGCCGGCGCGGGCGGGCGCGAGCTCGTCGCCTTCGACGTGGACGGGCAGCGGCCGGAGGTCCTGTACCGCGACCCCGGCCTCATCCTCCTGCCCTCCTGGCGCCCCGACGGCAAGGCGGTGCTCTTCACGAGCTACCGCGGCGGCCGCCCCGAGCTGTGGACGCTGGACCTCGCCACGCGGCGCACGCAGCGGCTGGTGGCGCTGGGCGACCTCACCACGGGCGGCGTCTACTCGCCCGACGGGCGGCACGTCGCCTTCACCGCCTCGGTCAACGGCAACTCCGACGTGTGGGTGGTGAACGCGGACGGCTCCGACCCGCGCCGCCTCACCAGCGATCCCGCCATCGACGGCTCCCCGACCTGGTCGCCCGACGGCAAGCGCCTCTGCTTCGTCTCGAACCGCGCCGGCAACCCGCACCTCTACCTCATGAACGCCGACGGCTCCGGCCAGCGGCGGCTCACCTTCCAGGGCACCTACAACCAGACGCCGCACTGGAGCCCGCGCGGCGACTTCATCGCCTTCACCGGCCGCGACGAGCGCAAGGTGTTCGACGTGTTCCTCGTCGCGCCGGAGACGGGGCACATCCAGCGCGTGACGCAGGACCAGGGCCGCACCAACGAGGAGCCCACCTGGGCGCCCAACGGCCGGCTGCTGGCGTTCACGAGCGACCGCCAGGGCCGGCCACAGCTCGTGGTCTCGAACGTCTCGGGCGATCGCCAGACGCTCGTCACCGCGCCGGGCGCGGCGCTCGGGACGCCGGCGTGGGGGCCCTTCCCGCAGTAAGCTCTCCGCATGGCGCGCCGCGCGGCGATCGACGTCGGGACCAACACGGTGCTGCTCCTCGTGGCCGAGGAGCGCGAGCGCGGCTGGGTCGCGGTGGTGGAGCGGGCCGAGATCACCCGGCTCGGCCGCGGGGTGGACCGCACCGGCCGGCTCGATCCTCAGGCGATCCGCGACACGGTGGCGGTGCTCGCCCGCTACGCCGGCGAGGCGCGGGCGCTCGGCGCCGGGGACCCGGTCTGCGTCGCCACCAGCGCCGCGCGCGACGCCGCCAACGGCGCGGAGTTCTTCGAGGCGGCCCGGCGCGAGGCCGGGCTCGCCCCCGAGGTGGTGAGCGGCGACGAGGAGGCGCGCCTGGTGTGGGCGAGCGCCTGGCGCGACTTCGGCGCGGCCGGCGGCCTGTGCGTGCTCGACGTCGGCGGCGGCTCCACCGAGGTGTGCGTGGGCGACGGGCCGGCGCCGCGCGCGCGCCGCAGCCTGCAGCTCGGCGCGGTGCGCCTCACCGAGCGCGTGGCGCCCCCCGACCCGCCCGGCCCGGCCGCGCTCGCGCTCTTCCGCCAGCGCGCCGCCGAGGCGCTGGCGCCCGCGGC
The genomic region above belongs to Anaeromyxobacter diazotrophicus and contains:
- a CDS encoding energy transducer TonB, with protein sequence MTAVPDALAHSPLLARRERILPLVLVSAALHAALLVAAVLHRPAPQVDLAQKPIMVRVARLGERRPASYLPRNEAPPPPAAAAPQPAPPTAPAQPSHATPSVPVARPTRPAPPSGARAPGPSAAGRSDVLASVMNRVRRDQAYQDKVYGDPNGDPRGDAESNEGDAFLGLVERALRESYVLPSTLSERDRVQLQATVVLYLDSDGRVLRYVFERRSGNEAFDAALERAIRAARIPPPPADRRRQYRDQGLGVLYKP
- the murI gene encoding glutamate racemase; this encodes MARIGIFDSGVGGLTVQKAIFARLPGLDTVYLGDTARVPYGSKSAEVVTQYSLRNARFLVAREIELLVVACNTASAVALPALREALAIPVLGVVEPGARVAARASRTGRVGVIGTAGTIASGAYQRAIAAARPGAEVVAAACPLFVPLAEEGWTDPEDEVVRLVARRYLAPFREAAVDTLVLGCTHYPLLRGAIARELPEVTLVDSGDAIAAEVAERLGAAGGPAQHRFFVTDTPARFLTVAERFLGRAVERAEQVDI
- a CDS encoding Ppx/GppA phosphatase family protein, which translates into the protein MARRAAIDVGTNTVLLLVAEERERGWVAVVERAEITRLGRGVDRTGRLDPQAIRDTVAVLARYAGEARALGAGDPVCVATSAARDAANGAEFFEAARREAGLAPEVVSGDEEARLVWASAWRDFGAAGGLCVLDVGGGSTEVCVGDGPAPRARRSLQLGAVRLTERVAPPDPPGPAALALFRQRAAEALAPAAALLAGHPRPARMVGVAGTVTTLAAVSRELARYDAERVHGSELTLAEVDALQLRLAGLTTAARARLPGMEPKRADVIVAGSAVVAEAMRALGFDRLTVSDRGVRWGLLYDRFGRDG
- the tolR gene encoding protein TolR, which produces MAIGTSGTGRQTLTEINVTPLVDVMLVLLIIFMVTAPLIQQGVEVKLPEAKAAPVKAEEQKLVLSVKADRSLWLGTSDQPARVGLDELEDKLRSNARISKDHELYLMADRKLPYGYVVEVMAAMQRAGVTNIGMITDPMQARRAGREDEAP
- the ftsE gene encoding cell division ATP-binding protein FtsE; the encoded protein is MIQLFHVHKQYAGEAPALLDVTLGVEKGEFVFLTGPSGAGKSTLMRLVFCAEAATSGQILVFGRNVAKVKPSQIPYLRRSIGVVFQDFKLLPDRTVAENVAFPLEVRGLPAREVRRKVDAILRSVGLELKGGKFPLALSGGEQQRVAVARALVGDPALLLADEPTGNLDPERTLEVMDLLHAANARGTTVLVATHDRSLLERYKKRVVALERGRVAADGAEIRRTGRA
- the tolQ gene encoding protein TolQ, yielding MVLLPTSNTFAPPLAAAAAGGGLDYMEIISHAGPVVLGVLALLILASVVSWGIILKKWLHLRRAQGESVKFLETFWQSKRLDAIYQAAEALSASPISQVFRAGYVELSKVTASQKRPGEDAMSEQLGGIENVERALKRAAVAEVTHLESTVPFLGTTASAAPFVGLFGTVWGIMRAFNDIYQMGNANLATVAKPISEALIATAFGLAAAIPAVVAYNYFVSRIRVLDTEMANFSNDFLNIVRRHFFS
- a CDS encoding PD40 domain-containing protein; this translates as MTLRPLLLLAAALPTLAAAQPRPYIEVGSANFRPLPIAVAAFRAEPGAEAAAAELTEVLRGDLRLSGLFDVLDPKGFLADPGEGLTAPTIRFARWADVGADGLAKAVVRRAGGELSVDFHLFEVRAGREVLAQAPRGAVEAGRSLAHQLADAVVQYYTREPGVFRTRILAMRHAGAGGRELVAFDVDGQRPEVLYRDPGLILLPSWRPDGKAVLFTSYRGGRPELWTLDLATRRTQRLVALGDLTTGGVYSPDGRHVAFTASVNGNSDVWVVNADGSDPRRLTSDPAIDGSPTWSPDGKRLCFVSNRAGNPHLYLMNADGSGQRRLTFQGTYNQTPHWSPRGDFIAFTGRDERKVFDVFLVAPETGHIQRVTQDQGRTNEEPTWAPNGRLLAFTSDRQGRPQLVVSNVSGDRQTLVTAPGAALGTPAWGPFPQ